DNA sequence from the Cohnella herbarum genome:
CGTGAACTTAATCGCCGCGGGGGTCGAGCCTCACGAGTGGACGCCGAAAAGCCGGGATTTGACTTCCGTTTCCAAAGCGCAATTGTTCTTATATAACGGTGCCGGGCTAGAGGGCTGGGTAGACGATTTTCTTCATGGTTTAGGCTCCGACAGCAAAGTCATAACCGTGGAAGCCAGTAAAGGGATTTCGCTTATTCAAGGAAATCCTGAGCATGAAGAGGGCCATGAAGATGAGCATGACGCCGAGGAAGAGCACGGGCATTCCGATCTCGGGGTCGATCCTCATACATGGGTCAGCCCGCGTTCGGCGTTGGTCATGGCAGCTAACATTCGCGATGCGTTCGTTCAAGCAGACCCTGCCAACGAAGCGGAATACGAGCTGCGTTATGCGGATTTAGAGCAGCGCATCAAGCAACTGGACGACAAGTATACTCGGGAGCTTTCCGGATACAAGCGGCGCGATATCGTAGTATCCCATCAAGCTTTCGGCTACTTGGCCCGCGACTACGACTTGAATCAGATCGCGATCATGGGCCTCTCGCCGGAAGCGGAGCCGAGATCGCAGGATCTGCTTGCGATTGCCCGATACGTGAAGGAGCACGAAATTCCGTATATTTTCTTCGAGGAGCTTGTCTCCGAACAGTTGGCCAACACGTTGGCGAGCGAAGCCAAAGTCGATACGCTCGTGCTTAATCCTTTGGAAGGGTTAACTCCCGAACAACAAAAAGCCGG
Encoded proteins:
- a CDS encoding metal ABC transporter solute-binding protein, Zn/Mn family; the protein is MRILGTVNGRPRLLHKSKLVIIAILLLVGASLSACGKNNEAGLAEGKVNVVTSFYPLYYFAQEIGGDKAHVVNLIAAGVEPHEWTPKSRDLTSVSKAQLFLYNGAGLEGWVDDFLHGLGSDSKVITVEASKGISLIQGNPEHEEGHEDEHDAEEEHGHSDLGVDPHTWVSPRSALVMAANIRDAFVQADPANEAEYELRYADLEQRIKQLDDKYTRELSGYKRRDIVVSHQAFGYLARDYDLNQIAIMGLSPEAEPRSQDLLAIARYVKEHEIPYIFFEELVSEQLANTLASEAKVDTLVLNPLEGLTPEQQKAGENYFTLSERNLQNLQKALQ